A region from the Sulfitobacter sp. D7 genome encodes:
- the hemA gene encoding 5-aminolevulinate synthase, producing the protein MDYNEKLDAAIARLHDEGRYRTFIDIERRNGQFPHAVWTKPDGSQQDITVWCGNDYLGMGQNPVVIEAMEEALRATGAGSGGTRNISGTTVYHKQLEAELADLHGKEAALLFTSAYIANDATLSTLPKLFPGLIIYSDALNHASMIEGVRRNGGAKRIFRHNDLDHLRELMEADDPAAPKLIAFESIYSMDGDFGPIEEICDLADEFGALTYIDEVHAVGMYGPRGAGVAERDRLMHRLDIINGTLAKAYGVMGGYIAASAKMCDAIRSYAPGFIFTTSLPPAVAAGAAASVAYLKRAPELREKHQQQAKALKLRLKGLGLPIIDHGSHIVPVMVGNPVHTKLLSDMLLEDHGIYVQPINFPTVPRGTERLRFTPSPVHGPKEMDALVRGMDTLWSHCALNRAEAAG; encoded by the coding sequence ATGGACTATAACGAGAAGCTCGACGCGGCGATTGCGCGCCTGCATGACGAAGGCCGCTACCGGACCTTCATCGACATCGAACGTCGCAACGGCCAGTTCCCCCATGCGGTCTGGACCAAGCCCGACGGATCGCAGCAAGATATCACCGTTTGGTGCGGCAACGACTACCTTGGCATGGGGCAAAACCCCGTTGTGATCGAAGCAATGGAAGAGGCCCTGCGCGCGACCGGGGCGGGCTCTGGCGGCACGCGCAATATTTCTGGCACAACGGTTTACCACAAACAGCTTGAGGCCGAACTGGCCGATCTGCATGGCAAGGAAGCGGCGCTGCTGTTCACCTCGGCCTATATCGCCAACGATGCCACGCTTTCCACGCTGCCCAAGCTGTTTCCGGGGCTGATCATCTATTCCGACGCGCTGAACCATGCCTCCATGATCGAAGGGGTGCGCCGCAATGGCGGGGCCAAGCGCATCTTCCGCCATAACGATCTGGACCATCTGCGCGAGTTGATGGAGGCCGATGACCCCGCCGCGCCCAAGCTTATTGCATTTGAATCGATCTATTCCATGGACGGTGATTTCGGCCCCATCGAAGAGATTTGTGATCTGGCTGATGAATTCGGCGCGCTGACCTATATCGACGAAGTGCACGCCGTGGGCATGTACGGCCCGCGCGGGGCAGGGGTGGCAGAGCGTGACCGCCTGATGCACCGGCTCGACATCATCAACGGTACGCTGGCCAAGGCTTACGGCGTCATGGGCGGCTATATCGCGGCCTCTGCCAAGATGTGCGACGCGATCCGCTCCTATGCGCCGGGCTTCATCTTTACCACTTCGCTGCCGCCCGCCGTGGCGGCGGGGGCGGCGGCTTCGGTTGCCTATCTCAAACGCGCGCCGGAACTGCGCGAAAAGCACCAGCAGCAGGCCAAGGCGCTGAAACTGCGGCTCAAGGGGTTGGGATTGCCGATCATCGACCACGGCAGCCATATCGTGCCCGTCATGGTGGGCAACCCGGTCCATACCAAGCTGCTGTCGGACATGCTGCTCGAAGATCACGGCATCTATGTCCAGCCCATCAACTTCCCCACCGTGCCACGCGGTACAGAGCGGCTGCGCTTCACGCCGTCGCCGGTGCATGGGCCCAAGGAAATGGACGCGCTTGTTCGCGGGATGGACACGCTCTGGTCTCATTGTGCGCTGAATCGTGCCGAAGCTGCGGGCTAA
- a CDS encoding DsbA family protein has protein sequence MFTRLIAPAFASALALAAPAGAMDLTELTDAERAQFRAEVRAYLMENPEVILQAVEQMQNRQAEAQMQADFDLVTANADEIFDDGYSWVGGNPDGDITLVEFLDYRCGYCKRAHGEVAKLLETDGNIKLIVKEFPILGDQSMLASRFAVATKQVAGGDAYKQLNDALMAFNGEVSLPALRRLGESFDLDVPAIEAKMDSDEVIQEITQTRALAQKLQITGTPTFVMQDEMLRGYLPYDQMMALVDEKRG, from the coding sequence ATGTTCACCCGCCTCATCGCCCCCGCCTTTGCCAGCGCGCTGGCCCTTGCCGCCCCCGCCGGGGCCATGGACTTGACCGAGCTAACCGACGCCGAGCGCGCGCAGTTCCGCGCCGAAGTCCGCGCCTATCTGATGGAAAACCCCGAGGTGATCCTGCAGGCCGTTGAGCAGATGCAAAACCGTCAGGCCGAAGCGCAGATGCAGGCCGATTTTGATCTGGTCACCGCTAACGCAGATGAAATCTTTGACGACGGTTATTCCTGGGTCGGTGGCAACCCGGATGGCGACATCACGCTGGTCGAATTCCTCGACTACCGCTGCGGCTATTGCAAACGCGCCCATGGCGAAGTGGCCAAGCTGCTGGAAACGGACGGTAATATCAAATTGATCGTCAAAGAATTCCCGATCCTTGGCGATCAATCCATGCTGGCGTCGCGCTTTGCCGTGGCGACCAAACAGGTCGCGGGCGGCGATGCCTACAAGCAGTTGAACGATGCCCTGATGGCCTTCAACGGTGAGGTCTCCCTGCCCGCGCTGCGCCGTTTAGGCGAAAGCTTTGATCTGGATGTCCCGGCGATCGAAGCCAAGATGGACAGCGATGAAGTCATACAGGAAATTACCCAGACCCGCGCGCTGGCGCAAAAGCTGCAGATCACCGGCACCCCTACCTTCGTCATGCAGGATGAGATGCTGCGCGGCTACCTGCCCTACGATCAGATGATGGCACTGGTGGACGAAAAACGCGGCTAA
- a CDS encoding pyridoxal phosphate-dependent aminotransferase → MRNSTRSAVDPFIVMDVMQAASAAEEAGRHIIHMEVGQPGTGAPKGAAETLTQAMGEGALGYTVALGLPALRARIARMYGEWYNVDLDPARVVITPGSSGGFLLAFTALFDSGDRVGIGAPGYPSYRQILRALGMQPVDLPAAPENRYQPVASDFAGEDLCGLLVASPANPSGTMLDRPALSALTDACVANDMSFISDEIYHGIEYDKKAVTALEVTDDCYVINSFSKYFSMTGWRVGWMVVPEDQVRVVERIAQNMFICAPHASQIAALAAMDCDDELQANLAVYRRNRDLMITGLKEAGFTDIAPPDGAFYVYADVSRFTDDSRAFAAEILEKAGVAVTPGLDFDPARGHKTLRFSYARSTADMEEGIARLKAFMAAR, encoded by the coding sequence ATGCGCAATTCAACCAGGTCCGCCGTTGATCCCTTTATCGTGATGGACGTGATGCAGGCCGCCAGCGCCGCCGAAGAGGCGGGCCGTCACATCATTCATATGGAGGTCGGCCAGCCCGGCACAGGCGCGCCCAAAGGGGCGGCCGAGACGTTGACACAAGCCATGGGAGAAGGCGCGCTTGGCTATACCGTGGCGCTTGGCTTGCCCGCGCTGCGCGCACGGATCGCGCGGATGTACGGGGAATGGTACAACGTGGATCTGGACCCGGCGCGGGTGGTGATCACGCCCGGATCCTCGGGCGGGTTTCTGCTGGCCTTTACCGCGCTGTTTGATTCCGGAGACAGGGTGGGCATCGGCGCGCCGGGCTATCCCAGCTACCGCCAGATCCTGCGCGCCTTGGGGATGCAGCCGGTCGATCTGCCCGCCGCACCGGAAAACCGCTACCAACCTGTGGCCTCTGATTTCGCGGGCGAAGACCTGTGCGGGTTGTTGGTGGCCTCTCCTGCCAACCCCTCGGGCACGATGCTGGACCGGCCTGCGCTTTCGGCGCTGACGGATGCCTGTGTGGCCAATGACATGTCCTTCATCTCGGATGAGATTTACCATGGCATCGAATACGACAAGAAGGCCGTGACCGCGCTGGAGGTCACCGACGACTGCTATGTCATCAACTCCTTCTCGAAATATTTCTCGATGACCGGCTGGCGCGTGGGTTGGATGGTGGTCCCCGAAGATCAGGTGCGCGTGGTTGAGCGGATCGCGCAGAACATGTTCATCTGCGCCCCCCATGCCAGCCAGATCGCGGCGCTGGCGGCGATGGACTGCGATGATGAATTGCAGGCCAATCTGGCGGTCTATCGCCGCAACCGCGACCTGATGATCACCGGGTTGAAAGAGGCTGGGTTCACCGACATCGCGCCGCCCGATGGGGCGTTTTATGTCTATGCAGATGTCTCCCGCTTTACCGATGACAGCCGCGCCTTTGCCGCTGAAATTCTGGAAAAGGCAGGCGTCGCCGTGACCCCCGGTCTCGATTTCGACCCGGCGCGGGGGCATAAGACGCTGCGCTTTTCCTATGCGCGCAGCACGGCAGACAT
- a CDS encoding helix-turn-helix domain-containing protein, whose translation MIGRWASRTAEDETVEPKGFDAFELRLGDVMRGERATLGKSLLDVQRELRIKASYIAAIENCDPGAFDTPGFIAGYVRSYARYLNMDPDQAFAAFCKESGFAVAHGMSAEASVVKKPSFEERRKTPKEDDLFARPNTPFVPTGDGLLSRIEPGAVGSSLVLIALISAIGFGGWTVLKEVQRVQVAPVDQTPIVLSDLDPLDGALARAPDAEDDSAAPQSVESPRADALDRLYRPQALDVPVLVARDAPIASIDPRSVSNFPTPDRPATAEPSTAVAENGTIDAAIDEALMLANAETDLPKPQVVEPLGDKVRMVAAYPSWVRVRAADGTVIFEGVMNKGDTWDVPVTEEPPSLRTGESGALYFAMADGCFGPVGPRGAVTSNVPLHAQALAELYQPVDPKAEQSLSRMFADLEGSLDPSALAAMPCQGS comes from the coding sequence ATGATCGGGCGATGGGCCTCCAGAACCGCTGAGGACGAAACAGTCGAACCCAAAGGGTTCGATGCATTCGAATTGCGGTTGGGGGATGTCATGCGCGGTGAACGCGCCACGCTCGGTAAATCCCTGCTCGACGTGCAGCGCGAATTGCGCATCAAAGCCTCCTATATCGCGGCGATTGAGAATTGCGACCCGGGTGCATTCGACACGCCCGGTTTCATCGCGGGCTACGTGCGCTCCTACGCACGCTACCTCAACATGGACCCCGATCAGGCCTTTGCCGCATTCTGCAAGGAATCCGGTTTCGCTGTGGCACATGGCATGTCCGCCGAAGCCTCGGTGGTTAAAAAGCCCAGTTTCGAAGAACGACGTAAGACCCCGAAAGAAGACGATCTTTTCGCCCGCCCCAATACGCCTTTCGTGCCCACGGGCGATGGGCTGCTCAGCCGGATTGAGCCCGGTGCGGTCGGCTCTTCGCTGGTGCTGATCGCGCTGATCTCTGCTATCGGCTTTGGCGGCTGGACCGTCCTGAAAGAGGTGCAGCGCGTGCAGGTGGCGCCGGTGGATCAGACCCCGATTGTGCTGTCCGACCTTGATCCGCTGGACGGGGCACTGGCCCGCGCACCAGACGCGGAAGACGATTCCGCTGCGCCCCAAAGCGTGGAAAGCCCGCGCGCTGATGCGCTCGACCGGCTTTATCGCCCGCAGGCTTTGGATGTGCCGGTGTTGGTGGCGCGTGATGCGCCCATTGCCTCCATCGATCCGCGCTCCGTCAGCAATTTCCCGACCCCCGACCGCCCCGCCACGGCAGAGCCAAGCACCGCCGTGGCCGAGAATGGCACGATCGACGCTGCCATCGACGAAGCCCTGATGCTTGCCAATGCCGAGACCGATCTGCCCAAACCGCAGGTGGTTGAGCCTTTGGGAGACAAGGTGCGCATGGTCGCGGCCTATCCCTCATGGGTGCGGGTGCGCGCCGCCGATGGCACGGTGATTTTCGAAGGCGTGATGAATAAGGGCGACACATGGGATGTCCCCGTCACCGAAGAGCCGCCCTCCCTGCGGACGGGCGAATCCGGTGCGCTTTATTTCGCGATGGCAGACGGATGTTTCGGCCCTGTCGGGCCGCGTGGTGCTGTCACTTCGAATGTGCCGCTCCACGCGCAGGCGCTGGCCGAACTTTATCAGCCAGTTGACCCAAAGGCAGAGCAATCGCTGAGCCGGATGTTCGCCGATCTGGAAGGCTCGCTTGACCCTTCCGCGCTGGCGGCGATGCCCTGTCAGGGCAGCTAA
- a CDS encoding disulfide bond formation protein DsbA: MRAPAAMAALALALPVGAGDLRTLDPTARAAFDIELRAAILANGDVIAKALAAPQPAQSEMRQYIQDDLTLLERLAPELLAGNAVALFTAPDCDTCNTAVKELNEITKRYGLTFIQHELPTPQAARWAAALGFDAAPFYVLPEMVLNGHMPPVVLEKYLTPNHINLHHQPAD, translated from the coding sequence ATGCGCGCCCCGGCAGCCATGGCAGCTCTCGCGCTGGCCCTGCCTGTCGGGGCCGGTGATCTTCGAACGCTTGACCCCACCGCGCGTGCCGCCTTTGACATTGAATTGCGCGCGGCGATTTTGGCAAATGGCGATGTCATCGCCAAAGCCTTGGCAGCGCCACAGCCCGCGCAATCCGAAATGCGGCAATATATCCAAGACGACCTAACCCTGCTCGAACGCCTCGCCCCCGAACTTCTAGCAGGCAACGCCGTGGCGCTCTTCACCGCGCCAGACTGCGATACCTGCAATACCGCCGTCAAAGAACTAAATGAAATTACAAAGCGCTACGGGCTAACATTCATCCAACACGAACTGCCCACGCCCCAAGCCGCCCGCTGGGCCGCCGCCCTAGGGTTCGACGCCGCCCCCTTCTACGTACTGCCTGAGATGGTGCTCAACGGCCACATGCCGCCCGTGGTCCTAGAGAAATACCTCACCCCCAACCACATTAACCTTCACCACCAACCCGCTGATTAA
- a CDS encoding sensor histidine kinase yields MRADPHPQQDQRLRTLYNYEILDTPREAEFDEIVELAAEICEAPISVINLIDKDRQWFKAEVGLNARETPLETSLCSHAILEDPFVEIPDTLKDPRMADNPLCTAGDGLRFYAGALLVASDGMPLGTLCILDNKPRQLTALQRKAMSVLSRQVMKQLDLRIALRQQEVLMSEADHRVKNSLQTLSAMVRLHSRHLDDETTVDVLDGIQRRVNAMATLHGELQSVRGRDEVDAQKYLDKVVGLLRETAPGHVKINYRSDPVVLRSTAASSMALIISEFAANSIKHAFPDATPGHIEIDLSLRDGRFILSCKDDGIGAENEGKRRADSIGQTLMAAAASQLNAQVDHRLTPEGSRLSLTF; encoded by the coding sequence TTGCGCGCCGATCCTCACCCCCAGCAGGACCAACGCCTGCGGACACTCTATAATTATGAGATCCTCGACACCCCGCGCGAGGCGGAGTTCGACGAAATCGTCGAGCTGGCAGCCGAGATCTGTGAGGCGCCCATTTCGGTGATCAACCTGATCGACAAGGACCGCCAGTGGTTCAAAGCCGAGGTTGGGCTGAACGCGCGCGAGACGCCGCTTGAGACCTCACTGTGCTCTCATGCGATTCTGGAAGACCCTTTCGTTGAGATTCCCGACACGCTCAAAGACCCGCGGATGGCGGACAACCCGCTGTGCACCGCGGGTGACGGGCTGCGCTTTTACGCGGGCGCCCTGCTGGTGGCGTCGGACGGGATGCCGCTTGGCACGCTGTGCATCCTTGACAACAAACCGCGACAGCTGACCGCGCTGCAACGCAAGGCCATGTCCGTGCTGTCCCGTCAGGTGATGAAACAGCTAGATCTTCGTATTGCCCTGCGCCAGCAAGAAGTGCTGATGAGCGAGGCCGATCACCGGGTGAAAAACTCGCTCCAGACGCTATCGGCAATGGTCCGGCTGCACAGCCGCCACTTGGACGACGAGACCACGGTCGATGTGCTTGACGGTATCCAACGCCGCGTCAACGCCATGGCAACGCTGCACGGTGAACTGCAATCCGTGCGCGGCCGCGATGAGGTCGATGCACAGAAATACCTCGACAAGGTGGTTGGGCTTTTGCGCGAAACCGCACCGGGGCATGTGAAGATCAACTACAGATCAGACCCCGTCGTCCTGCGCTCGACTGCGGCGTCTTCTATGGCGCTGATTATAAGCGAGTTCGCAGCCAATTCGATCAAACACGCTTTCCCCGACGCCACGCCCGGCCACATCGAGATTGACCTGAGCCTGCGCGACGGGCGTTTTATTCTGTCTTGCAAAGATGACGGCATCGGCGCGGAAAACGAAGGCAAGCGGCGGGCCGACAGCATCGGGCAAACCTTGATGGCGGCGGCGGCCTCGCAGTTGAATGCGCAGGTGGATCACCGTCTCACGCCCGAGGGCAGCCGCCTCTCGCTCACGTTCTGA
- the ispG gene encoding flavodoxin-dependent (E)-4-hydroxy-3-methylbut-2-enyl-diphosphate synthase, which translates to MSLHSIRPWRDIPRRKSRQIMVGNVPVGGDAPITVQTMTNTLTTDVAATIQQVQTAADAGADIVRVSVPDEASSKALREIVREVSVPIVADIHFHYKRGIEAAEAGAACLRINPGNIGDEKRVREVIKAARDHNCSIRIGVNAGSLERHLLEKYGEPCPDAMVESGLDHIKILQDNDFHEFKISCKASDVFMAAAAYQQLADATDAPIHLGITEAGGLMSGTIKSAIGLGNLLWSGIGDTIRVSLSADPVEEVKVGYEILKSLGLRHRGVNIISCPSCARQGFDVIKTVEALEKRLEHIKTPMSLSIIGCVVNGPGEALMTDVGFTGGGAGSGMVYLAGKQSHKLGNEGMIEHIVEQVEERAAQIEAEAVKAAE; encoded by the coding sequence ATGTCGCTTCATTCCATTCGCCCTTGGCGCGATATTCCGCGTCGCAAGTCCCGGCAGATCATGGTGGGCAATGTGCCAGTGGGCGGTGATGCGCCGATCACCGTGCAGACCATGACGAATACGCTGACCACTGATGTGGCCGCCACCATCCAACAGGTGCAGACCGCCGCCGATGCGGGCGCGGATATCGTACGGGTTTCGGTCCCGGATGAGGCGTCTTCCAAAGCCCTGCGTGAGATCGTGCGCGAGGTGTCTGTGCCCATCGTGGCGGACATTCATTTCCATTACAAACGCGGGATCGAGGCCGCCGAGGCCGGTGCCGCCTGCCTGCGCATCAACCCCGGCAACATCGGCGACGAAAAGCGCGTGCGCGAAGTCATCAAGGCCGCGCGGGACCATAATTGCTCCATTCGGATCGGCGTGAATGCAGGCTCGCTGGAGCGGCATTTGCTGGAGAAATACGGCGAACCTTGCCCCGATGCGATGGTCGAAAGCGGTCTGGATCACATCAAGATCCTGCAAGATAACGATTTCCACGAGTTCAAGATTTCCTGCAAAGCGTCCGACGTCTTCATGGCCGCCGCCGCCTACCAACAGCTTGCCGATGCCACTGACGCGCCCATCCACCTTGGTATTACCGAGGCAGGCGGACTGATGTCGGGCACGATTAAGTCGGCCATCGGTTTGGGCAATCTGCTGTGGAGCGGGATTGGTGACACGATCCGTGTTTCTCTGTCGGCCGATCCGGTCGAAGAGGTGAAAGTTGGCTATGAGATCCTCAAATCTCTGGGCCTGCGGCATCGCGGTGTGAACATCATCTCTTGCCCCTCCTGCGCGCGGCAAGGATTTGACGTGATCAAGACTGTCGAGGCCTTGGAAAAACGGCTGGAGCATATCAAGACGCCCATGAGCCTCAGCATCATCGGCTGTGTGGTGAACGGCCCCGGTGAGGCGCTGATGACCGATGTGGGTTTCACCGGCGGTGGGGCCGGGTCTGGCATGGTCTATCTCGCGGGGAAACAGAGCCATAAGCTTGGGAATGAGGGCATGATCGAGCATATCGTCGAGCAGGTCGAAGAACGCGCGGCGCAGATTGAGGCTGAAGCGGTGAAAGCGGCGGAATAG